The Pirellulaceae bacterium region CTTACATGCCGCCTGGTGCGGCCGGATATCCCTATCCGGCACCCACGGCAGGTATGCCCGCAGGACCAGGTTCGGTTTACGCTGGCGGTCAAATGGCACCACAGTTGATTGAGCTGCAGCGACGATCGCAAGAGCTGGATGCCAATAATCGTCAATTGACGATGCAATTGGCACAGATTCAACAACAGGCCACGGCTTACCGCGAGCGGGCCGACCTGTTAGCCCGCCAGTTGGAAGATGCCAACCGTCAGAATTCACAGTTGCTGGCTACGGCGCAACAATACGCTGATCATGTCCGGGGCATGCAGGCTTCTATGACATCGCGGGGCGGTGCCCGGCTGACCGCCAACAATTCACTATCTACCACTGCGCCCTCCGGCATGGACATCCCGGGTGCGCGAGTCTTGCCCGAAGGCCAGTTCATTCGAGTTCGCGTGGCAACCGATCAAATGTTTGCGCCGGGCACCGCCCAACTTAATCCGATTGCTGCTTCCACACTGGATCAATTCGCGGCCCTGTTAGCGCGTCAGTACCCGCGGCAGCGCGTAGCCGTCGAATTGCACACAGATGCCGGCGGAGCGAATGGATTGCCCTTTACACAACAATCTTCGACAGCTCAGGCGCAAGCCGTAGTGGACTACTTGATTCAGCGACATGGCTTGCCAGTGCAGCAGTTGTACGTCATCGGGCATGGACCCAGCCGTCCGATCGCAGACAATTCTACTCCTTCGGGTCGCGCTGAAAACCGACGACTGGAATTAGTCGTCACTCCAGAAACTTTCTAAGCGCAATCGCACCAACACAATGCGTTGCTATACTGTCGCAGGCATCAATTGATCGCGTCCGCCAACGTCGGTTGCATCATCCCGCCAGAGTTTACTTGCTGGAAGAGTTCGTGTTATGTCAGAAGCTTTGCACCTGTATGACCGTTGGCTCAGGATTGGCCGGGGCCCAGCGGCACTGAATTTTCACTATCGCTGGCTCAGGCAGCAGTGCGATCAGGACCGGCATCCAACGACCGGCGAACGAATCGTGGATTCCATAGACATTCCTGTGGATATTCATCCCGAAACGGCGGCGGTCGATAGTGATGGCCAGTTGTCGA contains the following coding sequences:
- a CDS encoding OmpA family protein, with protein sequence MDMLAEQKPRWARHLCWVSLLAGTALVSGCNRPGYNPYMPPGAAGYPYPAPTAGMPAGPGSVYAGGQMAPQLIELQRRSQELDANNRQLTMQLAQIQQQATAYRERADLLARQLEDANRQNSQLLATAQQYADHVRGMQASMTSRGGARLTANNSLSTTAPSGMDIPGARVLPEGQFIRVRVATDQMFAPGTAQLNPIAASTLDQFAALLARQYPRQRVAVELHTDAGGANGLPFTQQSSTAQAQAVVDYLIQRHGLPVQQLYVIGHGPSRPIADNSTPSGRAENRRLELVVTPETF